A genomic stretch from Engraulis encrasicolus isolate BLACKSEA-1 chromosome 12, IST_EnEncr_1.0, whole genome shotgun sequence includes:
- the hsf2bp gene encoding heat shock factor 2-binding protein — translation MTMKASETKTPTVPRKTEDLGRDVYVTVRKRDMEKLTTEVMQLREFLPRVINAELLDSVHKARQNEALRERQEQEQEQQRKENLHLRSRLEISQTECQREREEKLSLRQQLWECREQLGQQAEFCTGLGAAVCTLLWSASGKEEAVRDILADGKVQPFLSVAGQTLESFVKSLDQDSKATQQQQDSNSQEHQFVLALAGVITNLAAVACGRDFLASSAHVLLDTLMKLLGLIKPGVFPKLKALMLMALYNVSISVKGLKYISGNPALIPLICTLLEEKDPEVCVHSLRLLQSLLLEEEVASDVASGLLPCLLPLGRIRQLAASRHQVLSQTAKETLEDLGPLGADMDADADAAGGGGDGPGVPESRTPNSKGKTPFLLQKKQPVAKY, via the exons ATGACAATGAAAGCATCTGAAACAAAGACACCAACTGTTCCTCGGAAAACAGAG GACTTGGGGAGAGATGTGTATGTCACAGTCCGCAAACGGGACATGGAGAAGCTGACGACTGAAGTCATGCAGCTGCGAGAATTCCTTCCTAGAGTCATCAACGCGGAGCTGCTGGACTCAGTCCACAAGGCTCGACAAAACGAAGCAC TGAGGGAGcgacaggagcaggagcaggagcagcagaggaAGGAGAATCTTCACCTCCGCTCCCGACTGGAGATCTCCCAGACAGAgtgccagagggagagagag GAGAAGTTGTCTCTGCGGCAGCAGTTGTGGGAGTGCCGTGAGCAGCTTGGCCAGCAGGCGGAGTTCTGCACAGGGCTGGGGGCCGCCGTCTGCACCCTGCTGTGGAGCGCGTCGGGAAAAGAGGAGGCCGTCAGGGATATACTAGCAGAC GGTAAAGTGCAGCCGTTTCTGAGCGTGGCGGGTCAGACGCTGGAGAGCTTTGTGAAGTCCCTGGACCAGGACTCCAAGGCCACCCAGCAGCAACAGGACTCCAACTCCCAGGAGCACCAGTTTGTCCTGGCTCTAGCTGGAGTCATCACGA ATTTGGCTGCTGTGGCGTGTGGGCGGGACTTCCTGGCCAGCTCGGCTCACGTCCTGCTGGACACTTTGATGAAGCTGCTTGGCCTGATCAAGCCGGGAGTCTTCCCCAAGCTCAAAGC GCTGATGCTGATGGCCCTGTACAATGTGAGCATCAGCGTGAAAGGCCTGAAGTACATCAGTGGGAACCCAGCCCTCATCCCCCTCATCTGCACGCTGCTGGAAG agaAGGACCCGGAGGTGTGTGTGCACTCCTTGCGGCTCCTTCAGTCCCTtctgctggaggaggaggtggcgtcTGATGTGGCGTCGggcctgcttccctgcctcctCCCTCTGGGCCGCATCCGCCAGCTCGCCGCCAGCCGACACCAGGTCCTCAGCCAGACCGCcaag GAGACGCTGGAGGACCTGGGACCGCTGGGGGCCGATATGGATGCCGACGCCGAcgcagctggtggtggtggggatggccCAGGGGTGCCCGAGAGCAGGACTCCCAACAGCAAGGGCAAGACGCCCTTCCTCTTGCAGAAGAAACAGCCTGTAGCCAA GTACTAG